In Halomarina litorea, a single window of DNA contains:
- a CDS encoding NAD-dependent epimerase/dehydratase family protein, with protein sequence MGTAALRGRTVLVTGGAGFIGSHLVEALAADCEVRVVDDLSRGRREYLHPDATFIEGSLCDGDTLARAMGGVDVVFHLAASGAADTPADGPCALDRATLDLFERAREEDARVVVASSTAVYGDPEALPVCEEAPLSPLSAYGAEKCAVDCAARRYYERYGLETVVLRYFNVYGPRQACAEYSSVITTFLEQACAGQPLTVAGDGSQVRDFVHVSDVVAATLLAATTDAVGEAFNVGTGRSTTLLDLARLVCDLTGAPGDLLSVSDGTDDVTASRADISKARDRLGYAPTVGLTAGLTDLVA encoded by the coding sequence ATGGGAACCGCTGCTCTCCGGGGACGGACGGTGCTCGTCACCGGCGGCGCCGGGTTCATCGGGAGCCACCTGGTCGAGGCGCTCGCCGCGGACTGCGAGGTGCGCGTGGTCGACGACCTCTCCCGGGGACGACGCGAGTACCTCCACCCGGACGCGACGTTCATCGAGGGGAGCCTCTGTGACGGCGACACCCTCGCTCGCGCGATGGGCGGCGTCGACGTGGTGTTCCACCTCGCGGCCAGCGGGGCCGCCGACACCCCCGCCGACGGGCCGTGCGCCCTCGACCGGGCGACGCTGGATCTGTTCGAGCGCGCCCGCGAGGAGGACGCCCGCGTCGTCGTCGCCTCCAGCACCGCGGTGTACGGCGACCCGGAGGCTCTCCCGGTCTGCGAGGAGGCCCCCCTCTCGCCGCTGTCGGCCTACGGGGCCGAGAAGTGCGCCGTCGACTGCGCGGCCCGGCGGTACTACGAGCGCTACGGTCTGGAGACGGTCGTGCTGCGCTACTTCAACGTCTACGGCCCGCGGCAGGCGTGTGCCGAGTACAGCAGCGTCATCACGACGTTCCTCGAACAGGCCTGCGCCGGCCAGCCGCTGACCGTGGCGGGCGACGGGTCGCAGGTCCGCGACTTCGTCCACGTCAGCGACGTGGTCGCGGCGACGCTACTGGCGGCGACCACCGACGCCGTCGGTGAGGCGTTCAACGTCGGCACCGGGCGGAGCACGACGCTCCTCGACCTCGCGCGCCTCGTCTGCGACCTGACGGGTGCGCCCGGCGACCTCCTCAGCGTGTCCGACGGTACGGACGACGTCACCGCCAGTCGGGCGGACATCTCGAAGGCGAGAGACCGCCTCGGATACGCCCCGACGGTCGGGTTAACGGCTGGATTGACTGACCTCGTCGCGTGA
- a CDS encoding FG-GAP-like repeat-containing protein yields MQPSTQAADATRDADGSLRFRHERIDDNPPSGQLSQCLTTDLTGNGRPDIIVTTLGARPEFSVAGKSIKPRSMPWFNRLYAQLETNVFWYENPGWERHTLASEKNLHLSIGADLYDLDGDGRLDLIAGQSYQANDIYWFRQPEDPRDPWEKHVVSSRFQKYHDLTMGDVDNDGEPELVGLSQEAETVFYYDLPADPTVQPWPDEHCHVIDEGISLEGMWVGDVDGDGLNELVAGPHIYRLRDGEWDREDIASGWDYTRVAVADIDGDDEPEIVLSEGDSPLFGTHLGRVAWFDGPDWKMHLLQDDLYCPHSLQTADFTGDGTLDIYVGEMGHRDNDSPRGFVHVNQGDGTFEQYCISEGIGVHEAKAVDMNDDGRTDIVSKSYGPAHHVDVWYNGSY; encoded by the coding sequence ATGCAACCCTCGACGCAGGCGGCGGACGCGACCCGCGATGCGGACGGTTCCCTTCGGTTCCGTCACGAACGCATCGACGACAACCCGCCGTCGGGCCAGCTCAGCCAGTGTCTCACGACCGACCTGACGGGCAACGGCCGCCCCGACATCATCGTGACGACGCTCGGTGCCCGACCCGAGTTCTCCGTCGCCGGCAAGAGCATCAAGCCCCGCAGCATGCCGTGGTTCAACCGCCTCTACGCCCAACTCGAGACCAACGTCTTCTGGTACGAGAACCCCGGCTGGGAGCGCCACACCCTCGCCAGCGAGAAGAACCTCCACCTCAGCATCGGTGCCGACCTCTACGACCTCGACGGCGACGGCCGACTCGACCTCATCGCCGGCCAGAGCTACCAGGCCAACGATATCTACTGGTTCCGCCAGCCCGAGGACCCCCGCGACCCGTGGGAGAAACACGTCGTCTCCAGTCGCTTTCAGAAGTACCACGACCTGACGATGGGCGACGTGGACAACGACGGCGAACCCGAACTCGTCGGCCTCTCGCAGGAGGCCGAGACGGTGTTCTACTACGACCTGCCCGCGGACCCGACGGTCCAGCCGTGGCCCGACGAGCACTGTCACGTCATCGACGAGGGCATCTCGCTAGAGGGGATGTGGGTCGGCGACGTCGACGGCGACGGCCTGAACGAACTCGTCGCCGGGCCGCACATCTACCGCCTGCGCGACGGCGAGTGGGACCGCGAGGACATCGCGAGCGGGTGGGACTACACCCGCGTGGCGGTGGCCGACATCGACGGCGACGACGAACCCGAGATCGTCCTCAGCGAGGGTGACTCGCCGCTGTTCGGCACCCACCTCGGTCGCGTCGCGTGGTTCGACGGACCCGACTGGAAGATGCACCTCCTGCAGGACGACCTCTACTGCCCGCACAGCCTCCAGACCGCCGACTTCACGGGCGACGGTACGCTCGACATCTACGTCGGCGAGATGGGCCACCGCGACAACGACAGCCCCCGCGGGTTCGTCCACGTCAATCAGGGCGACGGCACCTTCGAGCAGTACTGCATCTCCGAGGGCATCGGCGTCCACGAGGCCAAGGCCGTGGACATGAACGACGACGGGCGGACGGACATCGTCTCGAAGTCCTACGGTCCCGCCCACCACGTCGACGTCTGGTACAACGGCTCGTACTGA
- a CDS encoding MFS transporter, with the protein MSVPRGATVPGEAGGGDPVAPRGALAIVVAIVFVDLLGFGIVIPILPFYVRSFAVSDVFIGLLAASYSVMQFLSAPYLGRLSDSRGRRPVLVLSLAGNTAAWAVFGLAGELGDSFGLGVGVGTLFAARMLAGAMGGNIATAQAYIADVTPRERRAGALGLIGASFSLGFIFGPALGGLLASDPTVAVASDILPAVVPANRFSLPSFGAAFLSLLALLGALFFLPEPDRTRTSRRTTLVGQFREALADDDLRGLVVAFFLVSVAFSGIQVMFIPFAADVYGYDAAQTALLLTYIGVLGVVNQGVLVGRLARRYDEALLAIVGASVLVVALGSLPFSPNLGSVLPALAGLEGAVVALLGVLALLSFGNSLLTVSLTTLVSKRASAEGQGTAFGVTQGAGSLGRTVGPPAMAALYALAAYWSPFVAGALLVVPIVALLVGGARARGLLDPT; encoded by the coding sequence ATGAGCGTACCCCGCGGGGCGACGGTCCCGGGCGAGGCCGGCGGCGGCGACCCGGTCGCCCCCCGCGGGGCACTCGCCATCGTCGTCGCCATCGTCTTCGTCGACCTGCTGGGGTTCGGCATCGTCATCCCCATCCTCCCGTTCTACGTCCGCAGTTTCGCCGTCAGCGACGTGTTCATCGGCCTGCTGGCGGCCTCCTACTCGGTCATGCAGTTCCTCTCCGCGCCGTACCTCGGGCGCCTCTCGGACAGTCGGGGGCGCCGTCCCGTCCTCGTCCTCTCGCTGGCGGGCAACACCGCGGCGTGGGCCGTCTTCGGCCTCGCGGGCGAACTGGGCGACTCGTTCGGGCTGGGCGTCGGCGTCGGAACCCTCTTCGCGGCGCGGATGCTCGCGGGCGCGATGGGCGGGAACATCGCCACCGCGCAGGCGTACATCGCCGACGTGACGCCCCGCGAACGCCGGGCGGGCGCGCTCGGCCTCATCGGCGCGTCGTTCTCGCTGGGGTTCATCTTCGGCCCGGCGCTGGGCGGTCTGCTCGCGAGCGACCCCACCGTGGCCGTCGCGAGCGACATCCTCCCTGCAGTCGTCCCCGCCAACCGCTTCTCGCTGCCGAGTTTTGGGGCGGCGTTTCTCAGCCTGCTCGCACTCCTCGGCGCGTTGTTCTTCCTGCCCGAACCCGACCGGACGCGGACGAGTCGGCGCACGACCCTCGTGGGCCAGTTCCGCGAGGCGCTGGCCGACGACGACCTGCGGGGACTGGTCGTCGCCTTCTTCCTCGTCTCGGTGGCCTTCTCGGGCATCCAGGTCATGTTCATCCCCTTCGCGGCGGACGTCTACGGCTACGACGCGGCGCAGACGGCGCTCTTGCTCACGTACATCGGCGTCCTCGGCGTCGTCAACCAGGGCGTCCTCGTCGGCCGTCTCGCCCGGCGCTACGACGAGGCGTTGCTGGCCATCGTCGGCGCGAGCGTCCTCGTCGTCGCCCTCGGGAGCCTCCCGTTCTCCCCGAACCTGGGGAGCGTCCTGCCCGCGCTCGCAGGCCTCGAGGGAGCGGTGGTGGCGCTGCTGGGCGTGCTGGCGCTGCTCTCGTTCGGCAACAGCCTCCTGACCGTCTCGCTGACCACGCTCGTCTCGAAGCGCGCCAGCGCGGAGGGACAGGGCACCGCCTTCGGCGTCACGCAGGGCGCGGGGAGCCTCGGACGGACCGTCGGCCCGCCCGCGATGGCCGCGCTGTACGCGCTGGCGGCCTACTGGTCGCCGTTCGTCGCCGGTGCGCTCCTCGTCGTCCCCATCGTCGCCCTGCTCGTCGGCGGCGCGCGGGCACGGGGACTCCTTGACCCGACCTGA
- a CDS encoding DUF7511 domain-containing protein codes for MSAEHLLVPAGLVQMEDPDDPSLITICESDATGLALASRWLTVSDDCLVDTDEWR; via the coding sequence ATGAGCGCCGAACACCTCCTGGTCCCGGCGGGCCTCGTCCAGATGGAAGACCCCGACGACCCCTCCCTCATCACCATCTGCGAGTCGGACGCGACGGGGCTGGCGCTGGCCTCGCGCTGGCTCACCGTCTCCGACGACTGCCTCGTCGACACCGACGAGTGGCGCTGA
- a CDS encoding heavy metal translocating P-type ATPase — translation MSDGSGTGRTRDGGRAGGREVRLSVPSMDCPSCASKVERSVRSLEGIHAVAPRPTTGTLSVTFDPDLTDEAAVRERVRKAGYDIADDSGGETAARTDRFEVPDMDCASCAGKVENALSGVEGVTGYETRPTTGSVEVTYTGDRASVVSAVERAGYEVVGSDGADADDGGHGHSHAPAQGSVWRSTRATKTWASGLFVGAGLVVEFLLPPLNALVATLLGHEFLLADLLFVVGVVLGGQAIVRNGYYSLRNLNLDIDLLMGAAIIGALAASLGFGASLYFEAGTLAFLFSVAELLERYSMDRARNSLRELMELSPDEATVRRDEREVTVPVDDVAVGEVVLVRPGEKIPMDGVVVAGESAVNQSPITGESVPVDKTEGDEVYAGTVNEGGYLEVEVTASAGDRTIARIVEMVEDAQREKTDREQFVERFAGYYTPIVVAAALLVAAVPPLAFGLPWETWFVRGLTLIVLACPCAFVISTPVSVVSGVTSAAKNGVLIKGGTHLETMGAVDAVAFDKTGTLTRGELVVTDVVALNGHSEADVLRCARGLETRSEHPIGEAIVNHAEDAAVGDRDVDDFESITGKGVRATLDGRLHYAGKPALFEDLGFDLSHVHAAMEGGEVTTTSRDLCARNDCLDLLEETVPRLQSEGKTVVLVGTDEELEGVIAVADDVRPAARETVARLREAGVHVAMLTGDNERTARAIAEEVGVDDFRAELLPEQKVEAVEALRAEYGTVAMVGDGINDAPALATADVGIAMGAAGTDAALETADIALMGDDVAKLPYLYDLSSRANGVIRQNVWVSLGAKAALALAVPFGYVPIWAAVLLGDAGMTLLVTGNAMRLSRVRPTTTDTGTDGVAAGTPTTAD, via the coding sequence ATGAGCGATGGTTCGGGGACGGGACGAACGCGTGACGGCGGTCGAGCGGGGGGCCGCGAGGTGCGCCTCTCGGTCCCCTCGATGGACTGCCCGTCGTGCGCGTCGAAGGTCGAGCGGAGCGTCCGGTCGCTGGAGGGCATCCACGCCGTCGCGCCACGCCCGACGACGGGCACGCTCTCGGTCACCTTCGACCCCGACCTGACCGACGAGGCGGCGGTTCGCGAACGGGTACGGAAGGCGGGCTACGACATCGCGGACGACTCGGGGGGTGAGACGGCGGCCCGGACCGACCGGTTCGAGGTGCCCGACATGGACTGCGCCTCCTGTGCCGGGAAGGTCGAGAACGCCCTCTCCGGCGTCGAGGGGGTCACGGGATACGAGACGCGCCCGACGACCGGGAGCGTCGAGGTGACCTACACGGGCGACCGGGCGAGCGTCGTCTCGGCCGTCGAGCGCGCCGGCTACGAGGTAGTCGGGAGCGACGGGGCTGACGCGGACGACGGGGGCCACGGCCACTCGCACGCCCCTGCGCAGGGGAGCGTCTGGCGCTCCACGCGGGCGACGAAGACGTGGGCGAGCGGGCTGTTCGTCGGCGCAGGGCTGGTCGTGGAGTTCCTCCTGCCCCCGCTGAACGCCCTCGTGGCGACGCTCCTCGGCCACGAGTTCCTGCTGGCGGACCTGCTGTTCGTCGTGGGCGTCGTCCTCGGCGGGCAGGCCATCGTCCGCAACGGCTACTACTCGCTGCGGAACCTGAACCTCGACATCGACCTGCTGATGGGCGCGGCCATCATCGGAGCACTGGCCGCGAGTCTGGGCTTCGGCGCGTCGCTGTACTTCGAGGCCGGGACGCTCGCCTTCCTGTTCAGCGTCGCCGAGTTGCTCGAACGCTACTCGATGGACCGCGCGCGAAACTCCCTGCGGGAACTGATGGAACTCTCGCCGGACGAGGCGACGGTCCGGCGCGACGAGCGGGAAGTCACGGTGCCCGTCGACGACGTGGCCGTGGGCGAAGTCGTCCTCGTCCGCCCCGGCGAGAAGATCCCCATGGACGGCGTCGTCGTGGCGGGCGAGAGTGCGGTCAACCAGTCTCCCATCACCGGCGAGTCCGTCCCCGTCGACAAGACGGAGGGCGACGAGGTGTACGCCGGGACGGTCAACGAGGGCGGCTACCTCGAAGTCGAGGTGACCGCGAGCGCGGGCGACCGGACCATCGCGCGCATCGTCGAGATGGTCGAGGACGCCCAGCGCGAGAAGACCGACCGCGAACAGTTCGTCGAGCGCTTCGCGGGCTACTACACGCCGATAGTCGTCGCGGCGGCGCTCCTGGTCGCCGCCGTCCCGCCACTCGCCTTCGGCCTGCCGTGGGAGACGTGGTTCGTCCGCGGTCTCACCCTGATCGTCCTCGCCTGCCCGTGTGCGTTCGTCATCTCGACGCCCGTCTCCGTGGTGTCGGGCGTCACCAGTGCCGCGAAGAACGGCGTCCTCATCAAGGGCGGCACGCACCTCGAGACGATGGGCGCGGTGGACGCCGTCGCCTTCGACAAGACGGGGACGCTGACGCGGGGCGAACTCGTCGTCACCGACGTCGTCGCCCTCAACGGGCACAGCGAGGCGGACGTCCTCCGGTGTGCGCGGGGGCTGGAGACGCGGAGTGAACACCCCATCGGCGAGGCCATCGTGAACCACGCGGAGGACGCCGCAGTCGGTGACCGCGACGTCGACGACTTCGAGAGCATCACCGGGAAGGGGGTGCGCGCGACGCTCGACGGGCGACTCCACTACGCCGGCAAACCCGCGCTGTTCGAGGACCTCGGGTTCGACCTCTCGCACGTCCACGCCGCGATGGAGGGCGGCGAGGTGACGACGACCAGCCGCGACCTCTGTGCGCGCAACGACTGCCTCGACCTGCTGGAGGAGACGGTGCCGCGCCTCCAGTCGGAGGGCAAGACGGTGGTGCTCGTCGGGACGGACGAGGAACTGGAGGGGGTCATCGCCGTCGCAGACGACGTGCGCCCCGCGGCCCGTGAGACGGTCGCACGCCTGCGCGAAGCGGGCGTCCACGTCGCGATGCTCACCGGCGACAACGAGCGGACCGCCCGCGCCATCGCCGAGGAAGTGGGCGTCGACGACTTCCGCGCCGAACTCCTCCCCGAGCAGAAGGTGGAGGCCGTCGAGGCCCTCCGCGCCGAGTACGGGACGGTGGCGATGGTCGGCGACGGCATCAACGACGCGCCCGCCCTCGCCACCGCGGACGTGGGTATCGCCATGGGCGCGGCGGGCACCGACGCCGCCCTCGAGACGGCGGACATCGCGCTGATGGGCGACGACGTGGCGAAACTACCGTACCTCTACGACCTCTCGTCGCGGGCTAACGGCGTCATCCGGCAGAACGTCTGGGTCAGCCTCGGCGCGAAGGCCGCACTCGCGCTCGCCGTCCCGTTCGGCTACGTCCCCATCTGGGCGGCCGTCCTGCTGGGCGACGCCGGGATGACCCTGCTCGTGACCGGCAACGCGATGCGCCTCTCGCGGGTCAGGCCCACCACCACCGACACTGGAACCGACGGGGTCGCCGCCGGGACCCCGACCACCGCCGACTGA
- a CDS encoding DUF5518 domain-containing protein: MTETTGTQTATGPRGGLLLHALVGAVVMFLLSLLPLSPVLGGAAAGYLHRRDGLTVGALAGLVATLPVVAVVTFVASLLLIVPEGGVVGALVGLGALGVVLLVVVGLYTAGLGALGGYLGVLLFERRARDPPATRY; encoded by the coding sequence CCGGCACGCAAACAGCCACGGGACCGCGCGGCGGTCTCCTCCTCCACGCCCTCGTCGGCGCGGTGGTGATGTTCCTCCTCTCGCTGCTCCCGCTCTCACCCGTGCTGGGCGGGGCGGCGGCCGGCTACCTCCACCGCCGCGACGGCCTCACGGTCGGGGCGCTCGCGGGCCTCGTCGCGACGCTCCCCGTCGTGGCCGTCGTGACGTTCGTCGCCTCGCTCCTCCTCATCGTCCCCGAGGGCGGCGTCGTCGGCGCGCTCGTCGGCTTGGGCGCGCTGGGCGTCGTCCTGCTGGTGGTGGTCGGCCTCTACACCGCCGGCCTCGGCGCGCTGGGGGGCTACCTCGGCGTCCTCCTCTTCGAGCGTCGGGCCCGCGACCCTCCGGCGACTCGCTACTGA